One window from the genome of Bradyrhizobium xenonodulans encodes:
- a CDS encoding polysaccharide deacetylase family protein — protein sequence MRNALGLMLASVVAAVVIAAGGWFYYSSRADQGAPKTVAARAADPLPAPAKLAAKDDVQTTAAIAAKPAAPAPAPAPAPAMPVQQKQACANPNALGVARVVEIDTTGGPGFGFEHFKQFDFLTEKEVVLTFDDGPWPVNTPAVLKALADECTKGLFFSVGKHATYHPEILRQVLAQGHTVGTHTWSHVNLNSKKMTEQQVKDEVEKGFSAVRFALGTNPAPFFRFPQLQHNPAMVSYFGTRNVAMFSTDIDSFDFRKGATPEKIVETVMTRLDKLGKGIILMHDFQKHTGEAMPALLARLKAGGYKIVQMKAKTTFQTLPEYDEALLKDLKVPTSSARPIGSVVQTVSQ from the coding sequence ATGCGTAATGCGTTGGGCCTGATGCTGGCCAGTGTAGTTGCCGCGGTCGTGATTGCCGCCGGCGGTTGGTTTTATTATTCCTCCCGCGCCGATCAGGGCGCTCCCAAGACAGTTGCCGCCCGTGCCGCCGATCCGTTGCCGGCACCGGCGAAGCTCGCCGCCAAGGATGACGTCCAGACCACGGCTGCGATCGCGGCCAAGCCGGCGGCTCCCGCTCCGGCGCCTGCGCCCGCTCCGGCCATGCCGGTGCAGCAGAAACAGGCCTGCGCCAATCCGAACGCGCTCGGCGTTGCCCGCGTGGTCGAGATCGACACCACAGGTGGCCCGGGCTTCGGCTTCGAGCACTTCAAGCAGTTCGACTTCCTCACCGAGAAGGAGGTCGTGCTGACCTTCGACGACGGTCCGTGGCCGGTCAACACGCCCGCCGTGCTGAAGGCGCTCGCGGATGAATGCACCAAGGGCCTGTTCTTCTCGGTCGGCAAGCACGCGACCTACCATCCGGAAATCCTGCGCCAGGTGCTGGCCCAGGGCCACACGGTCGGCACGCACACCTGGTCGCATGTCAATCTGAACAGCAAGAAGATGACGGAGCAACAGGTCAAGGACGAGGTCGAGAAGGGCTTCAGCGCAGTGCGATTCGCGCTCGGCACCAATCCGGCGCCGTTCTTCCGCTTCCCGCAGCTTCAGCACAATCCGGCGATGGTGAGCTATTTCGGCACCCGCAACGTCGCGATGTTCTCGACCGACATCGACTCCTTCGACTTCAGGAAGGGCGCGACGCCGGAGAAGATCGTCGAGACTGTGATGACCAGGCTCGACAAGCTCGGCAAGGGCATCATCCTGATGCACGACTTCCAGAAGCACACCGGCGAAGCCATGCCGGCGCTGCTCGCGCGGCTCAAGGCCGGCGGCTACAAGATCGTGCAGATGAAGGCCAAGACGACCTTCCAGACGCTGCCGGAATACGACGAAGCGCTGCTGAAGGACCTGAAAGTGCCGACCTCGAGCGCACGTCCGATCGGTAGCGTGGTGCAGACGGTCTCGCAGTAA
- a CDS encoding MFS transporter, with protein sequence MTEQPNRQKIAADGITAPLRYTVFRRIWLASLLSNLGLLIQGVGAAWAMTQMAASADKVALVQTALMLPIMLISMPAGAIADMYDRRIVTLVSLAIALTGATALTVLAWLNLITPELLLAFCFVVGSGNALFGPAWQSSVSEQVPPDALPSAVALNGISYNIARSFGPAVGGVIVAALGAVAAFACNAILYLPLLVVLLLWRRNTEPSRLPREKLNRAMVSGFRYITNSPPIKIVLLRTLVMGLIGGAIMALMPLVARDLLHGGAQTYGIMLGAFGMGAVVGALNIHELRKRMSGEAAIRACTISMAFAMAALAVSTEPVLTAAALVLAGAVWMAAVALFNIGVQLSAPRWVAGRSLAAFQASISGGIAIGAWGWGHLTDYAGVEIALLTAAGLMLISPLLGLWLTMPRVGARNEDADVLADPEVKLSLTARSGPLVVEIEYRVAQENARAFHNVMQDVQLSRQRNGAYGWSIARDIADPELWTERYHCPTWLDYLRQRNRSTQSERALHQEAIAFHIGPEPVRIRRMLERPFGSVRWKDETPDRASAEVLPVVATAAGSST encoded by the coding sequence ATCTCGGCCTCTTGATCCAGGGCGTGGGCGCGGCCTGGGCGATGACGCAGATGGCGGCCTCGGCCGACAAGGTGGCGCTGGTGCAGACCGCCCTGATGCTGCCGATCATGCTGATCTCGATGCCGGCCGGCGCCATCGCCGACATGTATGACCGCCGCATCGTCACCCTGGTCTCGCTGGCGATCGCGCTGACCGGCGCGACCGCGCTGACGGTACTCGCCTGGCTCAACCTCATCACGCCGGAATTGCTGCTCGCCTTCTGCTTCGTCGTCGGTAGCGGCAACGCGCTGTTCGGTCCGGCCTGGCAGTCCTCGGTCAGCGAGCAGGTGCCGCCCGATGCATTGCCTTCGGCGGTCGCGCTGAACGGCATCAGCTACAACATCGCCCGCAGCTTCGGTCCCGCGGTCGGCGGCGTCATCGTCGCCGCGCTCGGTGCGGTTGCCGCCTTTGCCTGCAACGCGATCCTCTATCTGCCGCTGCTGGTGGTGCTGCTGCTCTGGCGCCGCAACACCGAGCCGTCACGCCTGCCGCGGGAGAAGCTCAACCGCGCCATGGTCTCAGGCTTCCGCTACATCACCAATTCCCCGCCGATCAAGATCGTGCTGCTGCGCACGCTGGTGATGGGCCTGATCGGCGGTGCCATCATGGCGCTGATGCCGCTGGTGGCGCGCGACCTGCTGCATGGCGGTGCGCAGACCTACGGCATCATGCTCGGCGCCTTCGGCATGGGCGCGGTGGTCGGCGCGCTCAACATCCACGAATTGCGCAAGCGCATGAGCGGCGAGGCCGCGATCCGCGCCTGCACCATCTCGATGGCGTTTGCGATGGCCGCGCTCGCCGTGAGCACCGAGCCGGTGCTGACGGCGGCTGCGCTGGTGCTCGCCGGTGCCGTCTGGATGGCCGCAGTCGCGCTGTTCAACATCGGCGTGCAGCTCTCGGCGCCGCGCTGGGTCGCGGGCCGCTCGCTCGCCGCGTTCCAGGCCTCGATTTCCGGCGGCATCGCCATCGGCGCCTGGGGCTGGGGCCATCTCACCGATTATGCCGGCGTCGAAATCGCACTTCTCACCGCCGCCGGCCTGATGCTGATCTCGCCGCTGCTGGGCTTGTGGCTCACGATGCCGCGCGTCGGCGCCCGCAACGAGGACGCCGACGTGCTCGCCGATCCCGAGGTGAAGCTGTCGCTCACGGCACGCAGCGGACCGCTGGTGGTCGAGATCGAATACCGGGTCGCCCAGGAGAACGCGCGCGCCTTCCACAACGTGATGCAGGACGTGCAGCTCTCCCGCCAGCGCAACGGCGCCTATGGCTGGTCGATCGCGCGCGACATCGCCGATCCCGAATTGTGGACCGAGCGCTATCACTGTCCGACCTGGCTCGACTACTTACGCCAGCGCAACCGCTCGACGCAGTCCGAACGCGCGCTGCATCAGGAGGCGATCGCCTTCCACATCGGCCCCGAGCCGGTGCGGATCCGCCGCATGCTGGAGCGCCCGTTCGGCTCCGTGCGCTGGAAGGACGAGACGCCGGATCGTGCCAGCGCCGAGGTGCTGCCGGTGGTCGCGACCGCTGCGGGGAGCAGTACGTAA